DNA from Lujinxingia litoralis:
GGGTGACGGGGTGGAGGGCGTCGCTGCTGGCCGCGGGTTGAAGGACGACCGGATGGGTCTGGTCGGTCTTCGCGGGGCTGGCCAGGGCGATGGCTTGAAGCTGGTTGTGGTGCATCAGGTACTGCTGCTCCAGGAGGCGATCAAAATCGCGTTCGTCGAGCTGGTCCAGGCCCATAGGCTCGGCGCTGGGGTAGCGATCGCGGGGGGCGGAGGCGGTGTTGACCCGGGGCGTCGGCGCGTCGGTGGCGTCGGCGGGGGAGGTATCGGCGTCAGCGTTGGCCTGCGCGGCGGGTTTGGGCGCGGCGGGTTTGGGCGCGATCTGCGGGAGGGGCTTGTTGAGATCGAGCTCGTCGATCATCAGGGCGTCGCGCAGAGTGTTGGAGGCTTTGCGCAGCTCGCGCATGCCTTTGCCCGCCCAACGCGCGAACTCGGGCAGCTTCTCGGGGCCGGCGACCACGAGTACGAGCGCGGCGATGACCATGAGTTCTGGAAAGGAGATGCCGAACATCGTCAAAGGCCTGGTTCAAGGGGAGCCGGGGACGCCGGCGGCGATCGGGCTCAAATTTTCCACTTGATGCTACAACCCATCGAGGGGTGTTGTTCCTCGACGGGGCGTTCGCCGTCAAGCAAAGCAAGAATAGCATCGTGAAGATCTCGTCGGGTGCGGGCGGCGGGATCTTTCCAGTTGTCGTCGAGACGACCGCAGTAGGCCAGGGTGCGCTGCTGATCGTAGACGAAGAAATCCGGGGTGCAGACCGCGCCGTAGGCCCGGGCTACTTCCTGGGTCTGGTCGTAGAGGTAGGGGAAGGGGAAGTCGTACTGGCTGGCGAGTTCGGCCATGGCGTCGGGGCCGTCCTGGGGGTAGCGCTCGGCGTCGTTGGCGCTGA
Protein-coding regions in this window:
- a CDS encoding Sec-independent protein translocase subunit TatA/TatB gives rise to the protein MFGISFPELMVIAALVLVVAGPEKLPEFARWAGKGMRELRKASNTLRDALMIDELDLNKPLPQIAPKPAAPKPAAQANADADTSPADATDAPTPRVNTASAPRDRYPSAEPMGLDQLDERDFDRLLEQQYLMHHNQLQAIALASPAKTDQTHPVVLQPAASSDALHPVTLSASQAPEPMR
- a CDS encoding thioredoxin family protein, producing MALLETRAPAPGTPAPDFALPDTQGTLVRRDDFAQAPVLVVMFICNHCPYVQAVLDRLVALGRTWPADQVAFVAISANDAERYPQDGPDAMAELASQYDFPFPYLYDQTQEVARAYGAVCTPDFFVYDQQRTLAYCGRLDDNWKDPAARTRRDLHDAILALLDGERPVEEQHPSMGCSIKWKI